Below is a window of Deltaproteobacteria bacterium DNA.
ACCGGCAGAGGGTACTCGTATCCCGGCACGCGCGGATAGTGCAGAACCGTGTAGCTGTGCACCGCGCCCGCGCCCTTCGAGACGACCCAGCTCCAGTCGACGGATTGGCACTTTCCGCACATCGGCCGCGGCGGATGGCGCAGCGCGCGACACGATGCGCAGGACTGGATGCGCAGCTCGCCGGCCGCGATCCCCTCCCACCACCAGCGGTTGTCGTGGCCGAGCGGCGGCGCGAGGCGCCGCGGGGCGGCGGCCGCGCCCGACGCCGCTGGCGCCGCAGCGCTCTCTTTCTCGGGTGGTCTGAACTTCAACACGCGGAAGGTCATCCAGCCGACCTCGTCCCCGTGCTCGTCGCGGAAGGTGGTGCGCGTGTCGATGAAGTAGCCGGTGCCCAGGGCGGTGGCCTTCTCGGCGGAGATCGACTCGATCACGGTGGTGGCCGTCACCTGATCACCGGGCCGCAGGTAGCGCGTGTAGCCCTGTCTGCAGTTGGTCGCGACGACCGACGGATAGCCCGCCTCCGAAAGCAGCTGGTGCAGCTCGAGCTGGCGATCGCCGGTCGCGTCGCGCGGCCCGGCCATCTGCATGCCTTGGAGGATCCAGGCCTGCAGCATCGTCGGCGGCGCGACGATTCCGCGGTGCACCGACTCTCGCGCGAGCGCGGCGTCGGTGTACACCGGATTGCGATCGCCCATGGCCTCGCACCAGTGCCGGATCATCGCCGCGTCGACCCGGTCCGGGCCGACCTGGGGCGGGCCGATCACGGCGCCGACGAAGCCGCGCAGCGCGGCTTCGAGCTCGGAGCCGCTCGCATTGTCGGGAATAGGCACGTTCCGGGATTCTAGCGTCAGGCGGTGAGGCCCATCTCCTGATACTTCGGCGCGGTGCGCTCCGTGATCAGGCCCAGGCGCTTCAGCTGCGGAACCACGTACTCGCGGAACGGGTTGGGCTGCTTGGCGCGGAACGCCGGGTCGGAGAACTTCTCGGTGAGCTCGCGAAGCGCGACCTCCTGGTCGATCCCGACCTCTCCGAAGATCCCGAACAGCGGCCCGCCGTTCTCGGCCTGAGCGGCCGGGTCGGCCAGCATGCGAACGGCCGCGAGCGCGAAGTCCTCGAGCTCGTCCCGGTCCGGCTCCGACATCCGCGGCAGCTCTTCCTTCATGTAGATCAGGCCGAACGAGACGTGCCGCGCCTCGTCCTGCGCGGTCAGGTCGACGACGCGGGAGAGCACCTCGTCCTTCGTCGACGCCTTCATCATGCGGAAGCTTCCCATCGCCAGGCTCTCCGCGATCACCTGCATGCCCACGCACTTCATCTGCCACTTCGGCGCGGTCAGCACCGCGTTCAGAAGCGCCTTCAGCGAGGGCATGATCGGGTAGACGCGGTCGAGGCGGTTGATGTAGCGGTGGAACACTTCGACGTGTCGCGCCTCGTCGATCACCTGCGTGGCGGCGTAGAGCTTGCCGTCCATGTCGGGCACCGCGTCGACGAGCTGACCGCAGCAGAGCAGCGCGCCCTGCTCGCCGTGCAGCATCTGCGACATGGTCCAGGCCGAGCGGCGCTTGGAGAGCTCGACGCGCTTCTCGTCGGAGAGCTCCTTGATGAAGTCGAAGTCGCGAAGCGGATCGCCGCCCGGTCCCGCGATCTCTCCGACCATGGCCGGGTCGGTCTCCAGGTGCCACGGGATGTCGGAGGCCGCGTTCCACTGCTCGCGCTTGGCCACCTCGTACAGGTCGCGAAGCGTCTTCAGGTTGGCCTCGTAATCGAAGCGCCAGAGGGTCGTGATGGGGGTCAGGATCTGCTCGAGCGTCGCGGTCACGGTTGCTCCTTCCTCTTTGCGGTCTTGAAGTTAGATGTGGATGCTATTCCATCGTTGGTGTAGTGTCCACGAATAGATGGCGCCTCCAGGAAAAATTTCCGCCTCGGCCGCCGAGGGTCGCCGCGACCGGCGCAAGCGCGAGATCCGCGGCCGCGTCTACCGCGCCGCGCAGGATCTGTTCCTGGAGCAGGGCTTCGACCGGACCACGGTGGCGCAGATCGCCGAGGCCGCGGACGTCGTCCCCCAGACCCTGTTCAACCACTTCCAGAGCAAGCAGACCCTGCTCGGCGAGATCACAGCCCAGGTCGTCGCGTACCTGCAGCAGATGCTGGAGGAGCACTTCCGCGGGGCCGTGCCGACGCGCGAGCGGCTCGCGGGCTTTGCGGGCGCCGCGGCCGAGCAGATCGCAAGGACGCGCGAGATCGCGCGCGACGTGCTGCTCGAGCTGATCCGGACCGAGTCCGAGCCGGGGCGCTCGCCGCCCTACCTGGAGCGGGTCCACGAGCCGTTCGTCGAGATGCTGAGCGAAGGCCAGCGCCGCGGAGAGGTGCGAGCGGAGCTCGACCCGTCCTTCATGGCCGAGATGATCCTGGGCGTGCTGAACGCGACGGTGATGCACTGGCTCGCGGACGCGAGCTACCCGATCGACCAGCGCCTGCGCGCGGCCGCGGAGTTCGCCTGGGAGGCCGTGCGGCAGCGCCCGTCCTGATCGGAGGGCGACTTGCACTCCTCGTCCTGCTCGCGGCCGGCGCGGTGCGGACCGGGCGCGTGGTCGGCGTGGTCGACGGCGACACGCTCACGGTTCGGACCGAGGGCCACGCGCAGCTGCGCATCCGCCTGCACGCGATCGACTCGCCCGAGCGCGGTCAGCCCTACTCCGGACCCGCCCTGCAGCTGCTTGCCGATCTGGTCGCGAACCGCATGATCCGCTTCGAGACCGTCGACACCGATTCGTACGGGCGCAGCGTCGCGCGCGTCTACGTCGGCGACACCGACGTGAACGCCGAGCTCGTGCGGCAGGGCGCCGCCTGGGTCTACCGCAAGTACAGCGACGACCCCGCGTTGCTCGAGCTGGAACGCGAGGCGCGCGAGCAGAAGCGCGGCCTCTGGGCGCTTCCCGCGTCGCAGCGCGTTCCGCCTTGGGAATTCCGGGCGAGCGAACGGAGCTCGCCTGCGAAGCGCGCTCCCGATTTCGTCTGCGGGCGCAAGACCTACTGCAGAGAGATGCAGAGCTGCGCCGAGGCGCGCTTCCACCTGGAGACCTGCGGCCTCTCCCGTCTCGACGGCGACGGAGACGGCGTGCCCTGCTCGAGCCTGTGCAGGTAGGCCGCGGCGGCGTGCGCGGGCCCCTCTTGGTTCTTGCCGGCCTCGCGTCGTATCGTGTGCGCTCGGATCGGGGAGGGAAACGGACGTGACTCGTGTCTCCAGGCGGATCTGGCTCGCGGGGCTGGCTGCTCTGCTCGGCCTCGGCGCTGGCTGCGCGACGAATAAGCCGCTGGACCTGCCGAAAGAGACGCTCGCGATCAACATGAACGCCGCGATCGACGACGCGATCCGGTCCGAGGTCGAGGCGGATCTGGAGGCGCTCTTCGACGCCGAGCCGGAGATCTTCTGATGCTCACGAGACTCGCCGCCGGCGCGCTCGCGCTGGCGCTGGCCTGCGCGTTCTCGGGCGCGGCATCCGCGTCGGGCGTGGACCTCGCCCGCGCCAAGGGCCAGGGGCTGGTCGGCGAGAAGGCAGACGGCTACGTCGCGATCGTGGTCGAGCAATCCAACTCGCTGATCCAGGCGATCGTGCGCCGGGTCAACGGCAAGCGGCGCGCGGCGTACGAGGAGATCGCGCGCCGGCGCGGCGCGAGCCTGGATGCGGTGTCGAGGCTCGCGGGCGCGAAGCTGATCCAGCGCGCCGAGCGCGGCGAGTGGGTCACCGACACGGAAGGTGCCTGGCACAGGAAGTGAGCCCGAGCCCGGCGTATCATCGAGCGGACGCGAGGAGCTTTCGATGGCGGAGCAGATCCGGGCCCAGGGCGAGACCGCGCGGCGCTTCGGGCGCGTGCGCGAGGTGTTCGAGAAGAGCTTCGAGGCGGGCGAGGTCGGCGCGGCGCTGGCCGTCACGGTCGACGGCGAGCTGGTCGTCGATCTCTGGGGCGGCCATCGCGACGCGGCGCGAACCAAGCCGTGGCTCCGCGACACGCTCGTGAACGTCTACTCGACCACGAAGGGAATGACCGCGATCTGCGCGAACCGGCTCGCCGAGCAGGGCAAGCTCGATCTCGACGCGCCGGTCGCGCAGTACTGGCCGGAGTTCGCGCAGGCGGGCAAGGAGGGGATCCCGGTGCGCTGGCTGCTCTCGCACAAGGCGGGGCTGGCCGCGCTACGCGAGACGATTCCCGCCAGCGCCCGCTACGACTGGAAGCAGATGACCGAGGCGCTGGCCGCGGAGAAGCCGTGGTGGCCGCCCGGCACGAAGCACGGCTACCACGCGCTGACCTTCGGCTACCTGGTCGGCGAGGTCGTGCGCCGGATCGACGGCCGGACGCTCGGCGCGTACTTCCGGGACGAGCTCGCTGCGCCGCTCGGCCTGGACTTCTGGATCGGCTTCGGGCCCGAGCTCGACGAGCGCGTGGCCGAGATGATCCCCGCGCCCGCGACACCGCCAGGTGTCGCAAGCCCGTTCGCCGCGGCGGCTCGGGATCCCGAGTCCCTGGTCGGTCGGACCTTCGGCAACCCGGTGATCGAGACCGGCGCGGTGAACACGCGTGCCTGGCGCGCGGCCGAGATCCCGGCCGCGAACGGCCACGGCACCGCGCGGGGGCTGGCGCGGATCTACGGCGCGCTCGCGCGGGACGGCGAGCTCGAAGGCGTCCCGGTGCTCTCGCCCGCGCAGATCGCGCGCGCGAACAGCGAGCAGAGCTTCGGGCCCGACGAGGTGCTCTCGCCGCTGCACACGCGCTTCGGGCTCGGCTTCTTCATGACCCAACCGATGATCCCGTTCGGCCCCAACCCGCGCTCCTTCGGCCACCCCGGCGCGGGCGGATCGATCGCGTTCGCCGATCCCGACGCGCGTGTCTCGGTCGCGTACGTGATGAACCAGATGCAGGTGGGCCTGGCGGGCGACGCACGCGGCTTCCGGCTGATCGCGGAGGTCTACGAGGCGCTGCGGTGACGACCCATGTGTGACACGGTCGCGATCGTCTCGAACGACGGCGTTCTGTTCGCCAAGAACTCCGACCGCGACGCCAACGAGGCGCAGCTTCTCGACTGGAGCCCGCGCGCCGAGCACGCGCCCGGCGCGACGCTGCGCTGCACCTGGATCGAGATCCCGCAGGTCGCGCGCACGAACTCGGTGCTGCTCTCGCGGCCGTACTGGATGTGGGGCGCCGAGATCGGCGCGAACGAGCACGGCGTCACGATCGGAAACGAAGCGGTGTTCACGCGCCAGCCCTACGCAGCGAGCGGCCTCACGGGGATGGACCTGCTGCGGCTGGCGCTGGAGCGCGCGAGCACGGCCGACGAGGCCGTGCAGGTGATCGTCACGCTACTCGAGCGGCACGGTCAGGGAGGCGGCTGCGGGCACGAGAACCGCGGCTTCAAGTACCACAACAGCTACATCGTCGCGGATCGGAAGACGGCGATCGTGCTCGAAACCGCAGGGCGGCACACCGCGACGGAGCGCGTCAATGGTGCGCGCTCGATCTCGAACGTGCTCACGATCGGCGGCTTCGCGCGCGAACACTCCGACCGGATCAAGACGCGCGTCGCCGCGGG
It encodes the following:
- a CDS encoding peptidase U34; the protein is MCDTVAIVSNDGVLFAKNSDRDANEAQLLDWSPRAEHAPGATLRCTWIEIPQVARTNSVLLSRPYWMWGAEIGANEHGVTIGNEAVFTRQPYAASGLTGMDLLRLALERASTADEAVQVIVTLLERHGQGGGCGHENRGFKYHNSYIVADRKTAIVLETAGRHTATERVNGARSISNVLTIGGFAREHSDRIKTRVAAGRARLARTTELGRIAKSPADLMTVLRDHGEGRRWPVYARANGAMRAPCAHAGGLVAASQTTASWVADLRSGEARHLVTGTAAPCLSVYKPVRVDEPLDLGPAPTDRYDPKTLWWRNERLHRFLIADPTPLAEQYAAERDAIEARLEADGAGPAESFARAEVLLSSWLERIRALESRDRRPPIARAYWRKRNARAGL
- a CDS encoding YnbE family lipoprotein, with translation MSSAGARPTAERCRAAPRRASTWRPAASPVSTATETACPARACAGRPRRRARAPLGSCRPRVVSCALGSGRETDVTRVSRRIWLAGLAALLGLGAGCATNKPLDLPKETLAINMNAAIDDAIRSEVEADLEALFDAEPEIF
- a CDS encoding beta-lactamase family protein, coding for MAEQIRAQGETARRFGRVREVFEKSFEAGEVGAALAVTVDGELVVDLWGGHRDAARTKPWLRDTLVNVYSTTKGMTAICANRLAEQGKLDLDAPVAQYWPEFAQAGKEGIPVRWLLSHKAGLAALRETIPASARYDWKQMTEALAAEKPWWPPGTKHGYHALTFGYLVGEVVRRIDGRTLGAYFRDELAAPLGLDFWIGFGPELDERVAEMIPAPATPPGVASPFAAAARDPESLVGRTFGNPVIETGAVNTRAWRAAEIPAANGHGTARGLARIYGALARDGELEGVPVLSPAQIARANSEQSFGPDEVLSPLHTRFGLGFFMTQPMIPFGPNPRSFGHPGAGGSIAFADPDARVSVAYVMNQMQVGLAGDARGFRLIAEVYEALR
- a CDS encoding DUF1318 domain-containing protein is translated as MLTRLAAGALALALACAFSGAASASGVDLARAKGQGLVGEKADGYVAIVVEQSNSLIQAIVRRVNGKRRAAYEEIARRRGASLDAVSRLAGAKLIQRAERGEWVTDTEGAWHRK
- a CDS encoding nuclease codes for the protein MARGRELPDRPAPARGRGVRLGGRAAAPVLIGGRLALLVLLAAGAVRTGRVVGVVDGDTLTVRTEGHAQLRIRLHAIDSPERGQPYSGPALQLLADLVANRMIRFETVDTDSYGRSVARVYVGDTDVNAELVRQGAAWVYRKYSDDPALLELEREAREQKRGLWALPASQRVPPWEFRASERSSPAKRAPDFVCGRKTYCREMQSCAEARFHLETCGLSRLDGDGDGVPCSSLCR
- a CDS encoding diiron oxygenase, producing the protein MTATLEQILTPITTLWRFDYEANLKTLRDLYEVAKREQWNAASDIPWHLETDPAMVGEIAGPGGDPLRDFDFIKELSDEKRVELSKRRSAWTMSQMLHGEQGALLCCGQLVDAVPDMDGKLYAATQVIDEARHVEVFHRYINRLDRVYPIMPSLKALLNAVLTAPKWQMKCVGMQVIAESLAMGSFRMMKASTKDEVLSRVVDLTAQDEARHVSFGLIYMKEELPRMSEPDRDELEDFALAAVRMLADPAAQAENGGPLFGIFGEVGIDQEVALRELTEKFSDPAFRAKQPNPFREYVVPQLKRLGLITERTAPKYQEMGLTA
- a CDS encoding TetR/AcrR family transcriptional regulator gives rise to the protein MAPPGKISASAAEGRRDRRKREIRGRVYRAAQDLFLEQGFDRTTVAQIAEAADVVPQTLFNHFQSKQTLLGEITAQVVAYLQQMLEEHFRGAVPTRERLAGFAGAAAEQIARTREIARDVLLELIRTESEPGRSPPYLERVHEPFVEMLSEGQRRGEVRAELDPSFMAEMILGVLNATVMHWLADASYPIDQRLRAAAEFAWEAVRQRPS